In Crinalium epipsammum PCC 9333, the genomic window GCCAATTATTTCCGGATCTAAGCCTATGGATTGGCTCAACAATGTGGCGATCGTAGATAGTACCATCATGTAAGCCTAAGCGGTTTTGAATCGAGCAATTTCTGAGCGTAATCCATTTGCCGCTCCATCAAGCTGCCCTACAGCACTGTTCGTCTCCCGTAAAGCATCTACCGTCTGCTGAGATGCTTGACTCAGGTGTCCCATTGCTTCACTAATCTGTTGTGCGCCCATGGATTGTTCCTCAATGCTCTGGCTCACCTGCTCAAAGCGTGGAGTCAATCCTTGCACCTGCTGAATAACCTGAGCAACCTGATGGCTAATCTTGCTGACATCTGCAACGCTATCAACAACAGATTTATTAAACTTATCCATTTCCATCACGCCAGTCGAAACTGCCGACTGCATCTCCTTGATCATCTGGGCAATTTCCAGAGTGGCGACGGCGGTTTGGTCAGCCAATCGGCGGATCTCCCGTGCTACAACAGCAAAGCCCGCCCCGTATTCTCCAGCTTTTTCTGCCTCGATTGCCGCATTTAGAGACAGCAGATTAGTCTGGTCGGCAACCTTATTAATGGTCGTCACAACACTGTTAATGTTGTTTGCTTTTTCATTCATTACCCCAAGTTTAGTCGCGATCGAGGTGGTTGCAGCCGAAAGTTGGCGCATTACTGTTTCCATTCGGTTCAGGTCATTTTGACTAGCACCAGCAGCCGTTGCTGTAGACTGCGCCATCAGCGCCACCTGCTCCATCACCTTGACCAGCGCTATGGAAGTAGCGGCAATCTGCTGCGAGGTTGCACTCACTTCATTGGTTGAAGCAAGCTGTTCTGTAACAGTTGCTTCTAACTCTTTTCCGGCTGCTGCAATCTGAGTTGCGGAAGTGCCGATCTGCACTCCAGACTTTTGCATCTGGAGAATTAGCGAGTTCAGATTTTTAGACATATAGTGAAACGCGGTTAGCAACTGCCCAATTTCGCTACCATCGTTGCTTTGCTCAATTGTTTGCTGTAAATCTCCATCAGCAATCTGCTCTGCTGCTTGCACCACTCTTGGAAGTTGTCGTCGAATCGGCAAAGCAACCCACAAGCCAATCGCCACGATTGCCAGCAGCGTCAACAGCGTTCCCAGAATAATCACTAAGATCTCAAAATTCTTGGCTTGCTCGCCCTCTTGTCGATTCTCATTGAGTCGATCCCCCAGGATTGTGGTGGCTTGAGTGCGTAATTCTTCAAGTTCGCCAAGCCGAGCCTTTGAAAGTTCCTGTTTTGCCTCGTTCAGTTTATTAGCATCAATAAGAGGAAAAACACCTGCTGCAATGCGATCGTCCTCTTCACCAAGCTCAATCATCTCGTTAATCACCGTGCGAGCCTGCGAATCAGTAACGTTTGCTAAATCTTGCTTTTTCTGAAGCATGGCTTTTCGAGCTTCATCGTAAGTCTTTCGGTAAGACTGGTCTTTAGGATAGAGCGCATACCCTCGAGTACTGCCAATGAGTTTAGCGACATCGTAAGCAAACTCATTCGTATTTTCATAAGCGTCAGAAAGTCGCCTTGAGTCTTCTTGCACTTTGATTAAGTGGGCAGTGCTTGAATACAGGATTA contains:
- a CDS encoding methyl-accepting chemotaxis protein gives rise to the protein MLNKITNRLILGFSIPIIFLIVLGIILYSSTAHLIKVQEDSRRLSDAYENTNEFAYDVAKLIGSTRGYALYPKDQSYRKTYDEARKAMLQKKQDLANVTDSQARTVINEMIELGEEDDRIAAGVFPLIDANKLNEAKQELSKARLGELEELRTQATTILGDRLNENRQEGEQAKNFEILVIILGTLLTLLAIVAIGLWVALPIRRQLPRVVQAAEQIADGDLQQTIEQSNDGSEIGQLLTAFHYMSKNLNSLILQMQKSGVQIGTSATQIAAAGKELEATVTEQLASTNEVSATSQQIAATSIALVKVMEQVALMAQSTATAAGASQNDLNRMETVMRQLSAATTSIATKLGVMNEKANNINSVVTTINKVADQTNLLSLNAAIEAEKAGEYGAGFAVVAREIRRLADQTAVATLEIAQMIKEMQSAVSTGVMEMDKFNKSVVDSVADVSKISHQVAQVIQQVQGLTPRFEQVSQSIEEQSMGAQQISEAMGHLSQASQQTVDALRETNSAVGQLDGAANGLRSEIARFKTA